In Flammeovirgaceae bacterium, the sequence CGTTGCAGCAATACGGTGTAAAACTGATGTCCATTGGGTTTCTTGCTCCTCCCGATAGTGCCGTAGTATGGCGCGGACCGATGGCGAGCTCAGCCCTGAAACAGTTTTTCAGCGAAACACTGTGGGGTGAACTGGATTACCTGTTAATTGATCTGCCTCCCGGCACCAGCGACATTCACCTGACGTTGGTTCAAACTGTGCCGGTAACAGGGGCCGTTATTGTAACCACACCTCAAAATGTTGCTCTGGCCGATGCACAAAAAGCAGTGGCCATGTTCAGGCAACCGCAAATCAATGTGCCCGTGCTTGGCATTGTCGAGAATATGGCGTGGTTTACACCGGAAGAACTCCCGCAAAACCGCTACTACATATTCGGAAAAGAAGGCGGGAAGAACTTATCCGAAAAACACAACGTTCCGCTACTGGGTCAAATTCCGTTGGTGCAGGGGATCCGCGAAAGCGGAGACACAGGCTTACCGGCTGTGATGAAGGCGGGTGAAACAGCAAATGCATTCCGTTTATTGGCTGAAACCCTGGCCCGGCAAATTGCCATCAGAAATGCTACCTTTGAACAAACAAAACGCGTTGAACTGAAAACTGTATGAGTAAACGCATTACCGAGCTAACCCAACGCATTGAAGCTTCGCTGGATACCATCCGGCCCTACCTGGAAGCCGATGGCGGCAATGTAAAAATTACCAAGGTAACCGATGACCACATTGTAAAACTGGAGTTTGTGGGTGCATGCGGAACCTGCCCGATGTCAACCATGACGTTTAAGGCCGGTGTGGAAGAAGCCATTAAAAAGGCCGTTCCTGAAATTAAGGCCATTGAGGTTATCAACCTCACCGAAAATTAACTTCCATTTTTGGTTACACTGCTTATCTTTGGCTTATCCAGATAATGTAATCGGTGTTTTGTGTTAAAAGTATCTTTTACCTTTCTTTTATTGTTATTAAATGGAGCAGCCTGGGCACAACAACGATGTGGCACGGTGGAGTACATGCAGTGGTTGCAAAAGGAAGGAAAGATAAAGCAAACCGATGCCCAGTTTGAACAGTGGCTGGAACACAAAAAAAGTTTACAGTTTCAACAACAGCAAAGCGCCCGCCAGCAAGCAGGACCGTACCAGATTCCGGTTGTTGTCCATGTAATTCACAACGGAGAACCAATTGGAGTTGGCCGGAATATTCCGGATGCACAGATACTTTCACAAATTAATGTTATCAACAAAGATTTTCAACGACTGAATGCAGATGCCGGCAATACCCCACCCCTGTTTTCACCGGTGGCCGGCAGCATGGACATTGAGTTTGTGTTGGCACAACGCGATCCGAACGGCTTGCCCACCACCGGTATCGTTCGGGTTAACGGAGGCCAGTCGGCCTGGTCGCTTTCACAGGAAACAACTTTCAAAGCACTAAGTTACTGGCCGGCTGAAGACTACCTGAACATCTGGGTGTTGAACTTCAGTGGTGGATTTATCGGCTACGCGCAATTTCCGGTTTCCACCTTGCCGGGATTGGAGGAATATCTGGACGGCCTGGCCGAAACCGATGGAGTAGTAGTTGACTACCAGGCCTTCGGATCGATTGACGATGGCAGTTTCGACCTGGACCCTAATTTCAACAAAGGCCGTACACTTACGCACGAGTTAGGACACTTCTTCGGATTAAGACACATCTGGGGCGATAATCTTTGTGGTACTGATTATATTGATGATACACCAACTCAACGCAATGAAACTACTGGATGCCCGGTGCATCCAGTAAGCACAGTTTGCGGAACTCCAATCATAACAATGTTTCAAAATTATATGGACTATACGGATGATGCCTGCATGAATCTGTACACACAAGGGCAGGTTACCCGCATGGAATTAATTCTGGATGATCCTTCCGTTCCGCGAAGGAACAGCCTGCTCTCCTCTCCGGGCCTGCTGCCACCCGACTGCGGTGTACTGGATGCAGCCATTATTGAAAAAATTTCACCCGGCCCGGTTACCTGTGGCGCCAATACACAACTGAAGTTGAAAATTCGTAATTACAGTTGTGATCCAATCACTGCATTAAAGTTAAATTATTCCATTAACGGAAGTGCTCCGCTCACTACCATATTTACCGGGCTTAATCTTATCCCAAATGCTGTAGCCGAACTTACACTGGGCACTGTGGTGCTTACATCGGGTTTAAATTCGTTAGCAACAACCATTACAGAAGTAAACGGAATACCCGATGGCCGGCCAGACAACAGTACGTTAACTACAAATGTACTTGTTGATAATACACACGAACGCATCCCCTTACGCGAAACATTCGACCAACTAACGTGGCCAGTTATTAACCCTACCGAGGGCACATTATGGACACTTAACCCCACCAACTTTGAGCAATCAGCATCCTTCCGCGCCTTCGATGCACCTGATGGGCCCAACGAATCGTGGTTGACAACACCCCTATTGGATTTTTCAACCACAACAACTGCCAGTGTTTTTTTTGATTTATCATACGCCTGGAACGGCAGTCAAAATGATCGACTCCGTATTCTGGTATCGGAGGACTGCGGCAATACCTATCAAAACCTCAGCCCCACTCCGTTTGATAAAAGCGGGTTGCAGTTGGCCAACACTATTTCCACCGAATTCTGGCAACCTATTGTAGAGTCCGACTGGCAGTTGCGTAAATTTATTAACCTGTCAAACTATGCCGGCCAGGAAGCCATTCGTCTGGCATTTGTTTTCACCAACAAAAACGGTAATAATATTTTTCTTGATAACATTGAGTTTTTTGTTTCCGAAGATCCCCATCCCGTTGATATTGGTGATGACCTGTACTCGGTGTACTGGCATTCTGATTTTGAAGCCTCGGTTACGTTTAATTTGCCTGAACGCAATTCGGTGCGCATTGACGTTATGGACGTTATGGGCAGATTGTATATCAGCACAAGTGCACCCGATATTCTAAATCAGACGTTTCCGATTGATATCGGCAATGTAGCTGCAGGCATTTACATTCTGCGCGTTCAGATTGGGTCGAAATTCTACGCTACCAAATTTTTCATGTCGCGTTAACGGCCGGCTGTTGCTGTGGAATGATTATCTTTGAGTGTAATATGTACTCTGCATGTCGGTAAAAAGGAAAGTAGCCATTCTTTACGGAGGTCGTTCGGTTGAGCACGCAGTTTCGGTTAATTCAGCCAAAAATATTTATGAGTTTATCGATAAAAGCATATTTGAACCGGTACCCATCGGCATCAGCAGCCAGGGGCAATGGTTCCTTACGCAAACCGTAAATAAAGAAATAGAACAGGGCAAGGCCCTTGGATTGATTCTTGACCCAAAAAACGCGGGCTTTATGTTACTTGCCAGTGGCGACCGGTTTAAGGTAGATATTGTTTTTCCGGCCCTGCACGGCACCGATGGCGAAGACGGAAGCATACAGGGTTTGCTTGCCGCAATGGATATTCCCATGGTAGGCACCGGTGTGCTGGGTTCATCAATCTCCATGAATAAAATCGTAGCCAAGCGAATGCTGAAAGAAGCCGGGTTGCCGGTAGGTGATTTCTTATCCTTTCACTTCAGCGAAAAGAACAAAATCCGCTTTGATGTTATGGAAAAGCGATTCAGCCTGCCCTTTATGGTCAAGTCGGCCAGCCTTGGTTCTTCGGTTGGTATCACCAAGGTAAGCCGCAAAAGCCAGTTTAAGCAAGCCATTGAGGAGGCCTTTCGATACGACCAGGAAGTAATTATTGAAGAATTTATTAACGGCCGGGAAATTGAGTGCGCCATTCTCGGCAATGAACCACCGGAGGCTTCTAACCCCGGTGAAATTATTGTGAAAGGTAACTATGAATTTTATACATTCGATGCCAAGTATGTTGATAAGGAGGCTGTAACGATTCAGGTACCTGCAGCATTGGATAAGAAGACCATAAAACTTATACGCGAAATTTCAATAAAGGCATTTAAAGCGCTTTATTGTCAGGACTTCGCACGGGTTGATTTATTTCTGACGAAAAAGGGTAAAGCGTATGTAAACGAAATCAATACCATCCCCGGCTTTACCAACTCAAGCATGTACCCCATGATGTGGAACGAGCGGGGTATCGGCTTTAGTGAATTGATTACCAGGCTCATCAACCTGGCTCAGGATCGTTATGAGGCAAACCAGCGTATCTCACGCGACTTCACATCGGCTTTGCAGTATTAACTTTAACCTCTACCCGTACCTCTGCCCATGATAAAACGGTTTCAGCAATATACTTCAACGGTTGGCGGTTTGCTCATCAGCCTGGCTATTACAACAGGTACAGGTCTTATTCTTTTGCTCTTCTACTTTTACCTATACCTGCCGGCTTCAACCAACCATGGCGAAACGATTACGGTGCCAAATGTAGAAGGAATGAACATTACTGACCTGAATGAATTTTTGGTAAAGCGCAACCTGAGGTTTGAAGTAAACGATAGCTCTTATTCTGAGGATTATGCACCCCTTACCGTGCTGAAGCAATACCCGCAGGCCGGCTCAAAAGTAAAGGAGAACCGCGTGATATACCTCTCGATTAACCGCGTGAACCCGCCAAGCGTACCGGTTCCCAACTTAATCGATGGGTCGCTGGTAAATGCGGAGGCCGTACTGCGCGGAAACGAATTAAAGAGAGGGAAGATACAACTGGTGCGCGGGCCTTTTCTAAACCTTGTAAAAGAAATGCGGTTTGAAGGCAAAAAAATTGAACCCGGAACCCGAATACCTAAAGGTTCGGTAATTGATCTGGTGGTGGAAGATGGCGGCAGTAATGTGGTACCCATGCCTGATGTGATAGGTTATACACTCGAAGATGCCAAGATTCCCATCTTTGGTTCTAACCTCAACCTGGGGCAAATTCACCTGGTGGGCGATACCCTTACTGTATCACCGGTTGTTGTGCTCAAGCAAAAGCCTGCACCAAAAGAAAATATTAAAGTGGGGGATGTCGTTGAATTATGGGTAGGAAAAAAAGGCACTGTGGTTATTCTGGATGAGGACGAAGACGGCAACAATAACAACCTCCGGTA encodes:
- a CDS encoding D-alanine--D-alanine ligase, which gives rise to MSVKRKVAILYGGRSVEHAVSVNSAKNIYEFIDKSIFEPVPIGISSQGQWFLTQTVNKEIEQGKALGLILDPKNAGFMLLASGDRFKVDIVFPALHGTDGEDGSIQGLLAAMDIPMVGTGVLGSSISMNKIVAKRMLKEAGLPVGDFLSFHFSEKNKIRFDVMEKRFSLPFMVKSASLGSSVGITKVSRKSQFKQAIEEAFRYDQEVIIEEFINGREIECAILGNEPPEASNPGEIIVKGNYEFYTFDAKYVDKEAVTIQVPAALDKKTIKLIREISIKAFKALYCQDFARVDLFLTKKGKAYVNEINTIPGFTNSSMYPMMWNERGIGFSELITRLINLAQDRYEANQRISRDFTSALQY
- a CDS encoding Mrp/NBP35 family ATP-binding protein, with protein sequence MNITKEDVLKALSGVQDPDLKRDLVSLGMIKDVSVSQGRISFTVVLTTPACPLKEKIRQDCLDAVSAIAGALPVDITITSSVTSSRSQEPLLPQVKNIVAIASGKGGVGKSTVTTNLAVALAQSGAKVGLIDADIFGPSIPTMFNCEYEQPGVEAVNGKNMIVPLQQYGVKLMSIGFLAPPDSAVVWRGPMASSALKQFFSETLWGELDYLLIDLPPGTSDIHLTLVQTVPVTGAVIVTTPQNVALADAQKAVAMFRQPQINVPVLGIVENMAWFTPEELPQNRYYIFGKEGGKNLSEKHNVPLLGQIPLVQGIRESGDTGLPAVMKAGETANAFRLLAETLARQIAIRNATFEQTKRVELKTV
- a CDS encoding NifU family protein, whose translation is MSKRITELTQRIEASLDTIRPYLEADGGNVKITKVTDDHIVKLEFVGACGTCPMSTMTFKAGVEEAIKKAVPEIKAIEVINLTEN
- a CDS encoding PASTA domain-containing protein, giving the protein MIKRFQQYTSTVGGLLISLAITTGTGLILLLFYFYLYLPASTNHGETITVPNVEGMNITDLNEFLVKRNLRFEVNDSSYSEDYAPLTVLKQYPQAGSKVKENRVIYLSINRVNPPSVPVPNLIDGSLVNAEAVLRGNELKRGKIQLVRGPFLNLVKEMRFEGKKIEPGTRIPKGSVIDLVVEDGGSNVVPMPDVIGYTLEDAKIPIFGSNLNLGQIHLVGDTLTVSPVVVLKQKPAPKENIKVGDVVELWVGKKGTVVILDEDEDGNNNNLR